The Solanum lycopersicum chromosome 9, SLM_r2.1 genome window below encodes:
- the LOC101265268 gene encoding probable glutathione S-transferase: MGDVKLLGLWYSPFSHRVEWALKIKGVQYEFIEQDLQNKSPLLLESNPIHKKIPVLIHNGKSICESMVIVEYIDETFEGPSILPEDPYDRALARFWVKFLEDQIAAVGKSIFLKGEEQEREKKAACEMLKILENELKDKKFFVGDKFGLADIAANVLAIWLGVFEEASGVALVTSENYPNLYGWRNEYCNQNKEYLPSRDELLIHFQPRFPAKAK; the protein is encoded by the exons ATGGGAGATGTTAAGTTACTTGGTCTATGGTATAGCCCCTTTAGTCATAGAGTTGAATGGGCTCTCAAGATTAAGGGTGTCCAATATGAATTTATAGAACAAGATTTACAAAATAAGAGCCCTTTGCTTCTTGAATCCAATccaattcacaaaaaaattccAGTGTTAATTCACAATGGAAAGTCCATTTGTGAGTCTATGGTGATTGTTGAATACATTGATGAAACATTTGAAGGCCCTTCCATCTTACCTGAAGATCCTTATGATCGAGCTTTAGCTCGTTTTTGGGTTAAATTTCTTGAAGATCAA ATTGCGGCCGTGGGGAAAAGTATCTTTTTGAAAGGAGAGgaacaagagagagaaaaaaaggcaGCTTGTGAGATGTTGAAAATTCTTGAAAATGAACTCAAGGACAAGAAGTTTTTTGTTGGTGACAAATTTGGATTAGCTGATATTGCTGCAAATGTATTGGCAATTTGGCTTGGGGTTTTTGAAGAAGCCTCTGGAGTGGCTTTGGTTACAAGTGAAAATTACCCAAATTTATATGGTTGGAGAAATGAATATTGCAATCAAAATAAGGAATATTTACCTTCGAGAGATGAATTGCTTATCCATTTCCAACCTCGTTTTCCAGCTAAagcaaaataa